In one Myxocyprinus asiaticus isolate MX2 ecotype Aquarium Trade chromosome 1, UBuf_Myxa_2, whole genome shotgun sequence genomic region, the following are encoded:
- the elp5 gene encoding elongator complex protein 5 codes for MLLNVLQGTEAGGFIIIEDTVKYSGRGILKCFINAALKRDEDVHVLVFETPEQELRAGLDSSCVHKLHCHKGFPDPLGWTCKSSFTVEKFTAQEITRLVKETQHARASVLVVDSLSLVLRHHDPVVICQRLQELKKGGVIKTIIGLLHSDLHQHGIEDIMCHLASTVISVAPVNNERHAVAKTTRRTKSGKVMRGEEYFSVSEDATLSVQTIPHQPGHAQKKEDVAEADPTSNLTFNLRLSKEEREAKEKVALPFVFSQEKKSALLKPTPGSGRIMYELDANDDFDEEDPDDDLDV; via the exons ATGCTGTTAAATGTTCTACAGGGAACAGAAGCTGGAGGATTCATAATCATTGAAG ATACTGTCAAATACAGTGGCCGGGGCAtcctaaaatgttttattaatgcagCCTTAAAGAG ggacGAGGACGTGCATGTGTTAGTGTTCGAGACCCCAGAGCAAGAACTGCGTGCTGGTTTGGACAGTAGCTGTGTGCACAA GCTTCATTGTCACAAGGGTTTCCCTGATCCCCTTGGCTGGACCTGCAAGTCCTCATTCACAGTTGAGAAGTTCACTGCTCAAGAGATTACTCGGCTTGTCAAAGAGACACAGCATGCCAGAGCTTCAGTACTTGTTGTTGACTCTCTCTCATTGGTTTTAAGGCATCATGACCCTGTTGTCATCTGCCAAAGACTCCAGGAGCTCAAGAAAG GAggagttataaaaactattattgGTCTTCTGCATTCAGACTTGCATCAGCATGGCATTGAAGACATTATGTGCCACCTAGCCAGTACTGTTATCTCTGTGGCACCTGTAAACAATGAACGTCATGCTGTGGCAAAGACCACTCGACGCACAAAGTCAGGCAAAGTTATGCGAGGG GAAGAGTACTTCAGTGTGTCAGAGGATGCAACCCTCTCTGTACAGACCATACCACATCAGCCTGGCCATGCACAGAAAAAGGAAGATGTAGCCGAG GCCGACCCAACATCAAACTTGACCTTTAATCTTCGTCTGTCTAAGGAGGAGAGAGAAGCCAAGGAGAAAGTAGCACTGCCATTTGTATTTAGTCAAGAAAA AAAATCAGCTCTTCTGAAGCCAACTCCTGGCTCAGGAAGGATTATGTATGAGCTTGATGCCAATGATGACTTTGATGAGGAAGATCCAGATGATGATCTTGATGTGTAA
- the atxn1l gene encoding ataxin-1-like — protein MKPVHERNQECLPPKKRDLLVNNNNTTNNNNSSSISGGAGGSAIGSGGGEEAPSLQSSGTSGEPHSGVGTGEWVRAQPSMHFGGVEGPEGLVGLTVDQYSMLYKVALPAGTYSPTSLHPVLSHISPTYTVPSQMLQHTSVPYPPLSYTQIPHSSLQFVSSPYATAVPYAVPPGFVQSSLIPHQSAIPQPHPLSHLIPYPSVIQEGVVSSPPQQQVSSHTYTKMAAPSRVPLLLPSEQAAAQPQLGNVGMLHAAEVSPRGIFHHPAVRGVQPQRDLHSNSLEQEREVNGGDREHGGRELHQDAVFSSRNAWLLQAEPPQDKSLKGRRQDGRVSPGQRSTPDTDLEVQQAVGRLTSPVHGTSRKEAAQVPLNLSQSSQRSRESQGEVRTAYTSHPAESRTQQQQIVQPGHAVILANGQPVLVPLDYHHHQQQQLQQQQQHYPSQPNDVAATAAIVASPTTYTKAVNVSAAVSFPERAVVELTPQQGHPPSQQLLAPATGGPPQAPPLAPAGPSHFMKGAIIQLATGELKRVEDLQTQDFVRSAEVSGGLKIDSSMVVDIRASQQRPGLVALHFNVGEQQSKVTIDVPPEHPFFVFGQGWSSCSPEWTAQLYGLTCHHLQVGDVCVSVTLAQQAAPQQKPLQQQQVQARTPIKANSTSGAPPQPMGPPAPQNTRPQSQLKVDRIHRERDRDKEEPMQVGGSRHADVAPRPNRTSAEHTRSQSNYYLHTEGHGAGASSIGASQRRWSAPGFQRYSIKNEEGNLVSVATSGSSRPSFIPQEVKLSIEGRSNAGK, from the exons ATGAAGCCAGTTCACGAGCGCAACCAGGAGTGCCTCCCTCCCAAGAAGCGGGACCTCCTAGTCAACAACAATAACACCACCAACAACAATAACAGCAGTAGCATCAGCGGTGGGGCAGGAGGCAGTGCCATTGGGAGTGGTGGAGGAGAGGAGGCCCCATCTTTACAAAGCTCTGGAACGAGTGGAGAACCACATAGCGGGGTCGGTACTGGCGAGTGGGTGCGAGCTCAACCTAGCATGCATTTTGGTGGAGTCGAGGGTCCTGAGGGTCTTGTGGGGCTGACTGTGGATCAGTATAGCATGCTTTATAAAGTGGCTCTGCCCGCTGGCACCTACTCGCCCACCAGCCTGCACCCAGTTCTTAGCCACATTTCTCCCACCTATACTGTTCCCTCCCAGATGTTACAGCATACAAGTGTTCCATACCCTCCACTTAGCTACACCCAGATCCCTCACTCCTCCTTGCAGTTTGTCAGTTCTCCATATGCAACAGCAGTTCCCTATGCTGTACCTCCAGGATTTGTCCAGAGTtccttgataccacatcagtcaGCCATTCCACAGCCGCACCCCTTGTCCCACCTGATTCCGTATCCATCAGTCATTCAGGAAGGAGTGGTTTCGTCCCCCCCGCAACAGCAGGTTTCAAGTCATACGTACACCAAAATGGCAGCACCTAGTAGAGTTCCTCTGTTGCTCCCTTCCGAGCAGGCGGCAGCACAACCGCAGCTTGGAAATGTAGGGATGCTACATGCTGCAGAGGTTAGCCCAAGGGGGATTTTTCACCACCCTGCCGTCAGGGGCGTCCAACCTCAAAGAGACCTGCACAGCAACTCCCTGGAACAGGAAAGAGAGGTGAATGGAGGAGACAGAGAACATGGAGGCAGGGAGCTCCATCAGGATGCAGTTTTTTCGTCCAGAAATGCATGGCTGCTCCAGGCAGAGCCCCCGCAAGACAAAAGCTTGAAAGGACGCAGACAGGATGGCAGAGTCTCTCCAGGCCAGCGCAGTACACCGGACACAGATCTTGAG GTTCAGCAAGCGGTTGGACGACTGACCTCTCCAGTTCATGGGACAAGTCGCAAGGAAGCAGCACAGGTCCCCCTGAATCTTTCTCAGAGCTCTCAGAGGAGTAGAGAGTCTCAGGGTGAAGTCAGAACAGCATACACATCACATCCTGCTGAATCCAGAACTCAACAGCAGCAGATCGTTCAACCAGGCCACGCTGTGATCTTGGCCAATGGACAGCCTGTTCTTGTGCCCTTGGACTACCATCACCACCAACAGCAACAactacaacaacagcagcagcactaCCCAAGTCAACCAAATGATGTGGCTGCCACTGCAGCCATTGTTGCTTCTCCTACAACATATACAAAAGCCGTCAATGTTTCAGCAGCAGTGTCTTTCCCAGAGCGTGCGGTGGTGGAGCTGACTCCCCAACAAGGTCATCCACCCTCCCAGCAGCTTCTTGCTCCAGCTACTGGAGGTCCTCCTCAAGCTCCTCCTCTTGCTCCTGCAGGCCCATCGCACTTCATGAAGGGTGCCATCATCCAGTTGGCAACCGGAGAGCTCAAGCGTGTGGAAGATCTGCAGACTCAGGACTTTGTGCGGAGCGCAGAAGTTAGCGGTGGGCTGAAGATTGactcaagcatggtggtggacaTTCGCGCTAGTCAACAGCGACCCGGTTTAGTGGCTCTGCATTTCAATGTAGGGGAGCAACAGAGCAAAGTGACTATAGATGTACCCCCTGAACACCCGTTTTTTGTTTTCGGACAGGGCTGGTCATCTTGTAGCCCTGAGTGGACTGCTCAACTGTATGGTCTTACTTGCCACCATCTGCAAGTGGGTGATGTTTGCGTGTCGGTCACGCTTGCACAGCAAGCTGCGCCACAGCAGAAACCACTGCAACAACAACAAGTGCAGGCCAGGACTCCCATCAAAGCCAACTCCACATCAGGGGCCCCGCCTCAGCCCATGGGCCCCCCTGCTCCCCAGAACACTCGGCCGCAAAGCCAACTAAAGGTGGACCgcatccacagagagagagaccggGACAAGGAGGAGCCCATGCAGGTCGGGGGTTCGAGACATGCCGACGTGGCCCCTAGACCAAACAGGACTTCAGCAGAGCACACTCGGAGCCAGAGCAACTATTATTTGCACACTGAGGGTCACGGAGCCGGAGCCTCTTCCATAGGGGCATCCCAGAGACGCTGGTCTGCCCCTGGCTTCCAAAGATATAGCATCAAGAATGAGGAGGGGAATCTAGTCTCTGTTGCCACCTCTGGCTCTTCACGGCCCTCCTTTATCCCACAGGAGGTCAAGTTGTCCATTGAGGGGCGCTCTAACGCCGGGAAGTAG